A genomic segment from Nocardiopsis sp. Huas11 encodes:
- a CDS encoding RNA ligase family protein, translated as MLRKYPRTRHIRGSRLQPGDGDLTAEPFDALSGRHLVVEEKLDGANTAISFGPDGRLRLQSRGHYLTGGPRERQFAPFKAWAAAVAPRLWPRLGERYVLYGEWLYARHTVFYDALPHYFCEFDVLDTREDVFLSTPRRRELLEGAPVVSVPVLRSGPLDSLAELTALVGPSTARTPGWRDALAAAARAAGTDPARALAESDDSDLMEGLYVKVEDGDHTVDRYKWVRPEFTTAVLDSGTHWLDRPMIANALADPEVLYADVR; from the coding sequence ATGCTCCGCAAGTACCCGCGCACCCGCCACATCCGGGGCTCGCGCCTGCAGCCGGGGGACGGCGACCTGACCGCCGAGCCCTTCGACGCGCTGTCCGGGCGCCACCTGGTGGTGGAGGAGAAGCTCGACGGGGCCAACACCGCGATCAGTTTCGGGCCGGATGGACGGCTGCGGTTGCAGAGCCGGGGGCACTACCTGACCGGCGGGCCGCGCGAGCGCCAGTTCGCGCCGTTCAAGGCGTGGGCGGCGGCGGTGGCGCCGCGGCTGTGGCCGCGCCTGGGCGAGCGCTACGTCCTGTACGGCGAGTGGCTCTACGCCCGGCACACCGTCTTCTACGACGCGCTGCCGCACTACTTCTGCGAGTTCGACGTCCTCGACACCCGCGAGGACGTGTTCCTGTCCACGCCCCGGCGGCGGGAACTGCTGGAGGGCGCTCCGGTGGTGTCGGTGCCGGTCCTGCGCTCGGGCCCGCTCGACTCGCTGGCGGAGCTGACCGCCCTGGTGGGCCCGTCCACGGCCCGCACACCCGGCTGGCGCGACGCCCTGGCCGCGGCGGCGCGCGCCGCCGGCACCGATCCCGCCCGTGCCCTGGCCGAGAGCGACGACTCCGACCTCATGGAGGGCCTCTACGTCAAGGTCGAGGACGGCGACCACACCGTGGACCGCTACAAATGGGTGCGCCCGGAGTTCACCACCGCGGTCCTGGACTCGGGCACGCACTGGCTCGACCGGCCGATGATCGCCAACGCGCTGGCCGACCCGGAGGTGCTCTATGCGGACGTTCGCTGA
- a CDS encoding DUF2786 domain-containing protein — translation MVSGAVDALVLGREGDGVDLAAARLADAESPAWAAACSGALAQALLQAVAGAWSRGWQPAEAVRQIRRVRGPVAASMCADVVAADLDRHAPATVDPRWSEQVRALGARGPVHRPEAYLVWAGSEYALLRFEVVETALRLLADLRVLPPLRPLGPLPGAYRPGRAAASHRAAGADQGKLARVRALLAKAESTEFPSEAEALSARAQELMARHSIDRALLDAEPGDSPAGAARRLPVEAPYDEYKAVLLHEVAEANHCRAVWDSALGLCTVMGFEGDLAAVEVMFTSLLVQLESAMRAQGSVRDRSGRAAGRAYRESFVSAFAARVGERLVASARAAEASAAAETGTDLVPVFAERERRVEEAVAEAFGELTYSRVRGPTDADGWDEGRAAADAASLDTRRPVRDR, via the coding sequence ATGGTCTCCGGCGCCGTCGACGCCCTGGTCCTGGGCCGTGAGGGCGACGGCGTCGACCTGGCCGCGGCGCGCCTGGCCGACGCCGAGTCCCCCGCGTGGGCGGCCGCCTGTTCCGGCGCGCTGGCGCAGGCCCTGCTCCAGGCGGTGGCCGGCGCCTGGTCGCGGGGCTGGCAGCCCGCGGAGGCGGTGCGCCAGATCCGCCGGGTCCGCGGCCCGGTGGCGGCGTCGATGTGCGCCGACGTGGTCGCCGCCGACCTGGACCGCCACGCGCCCGCCACCGTCGACCCGCGCTGGAGCGAGCAGGTCCGCGCGCTGGGGGCGCGCGGCCCGGTCCACAGACCCGAGGCGTACCTCGTGTGGGCGGGCTCCGAGTACGCTCTGCTGCGGTTCGAGGTGGTGGAGACCGCCCTGCGGCTGCTCGCCGACCTGCGCGTGCTGCCGCCGCTGCGGCCTCTGGGACCGCTGCCGGGTGCCTACCGGCCGGGGCGGGCGGCGGCCTCGCACCGGGCCGCCGGGGCCGACCAGGGCAAGCTGGCGCGGGTGCGGGCCCTGCTGGCCAAGGCCGAGTCGACGGAGTTCCCCAGTGAGGCCGAGGCCCTGAGCGCGCGGGCCCAGGAGCTCATGGCGCGGCACAGCATCGACCGGGCGCTGCTGGACGCCGAACCCGGCGACTCCCCCGCCGGGGCCGCCCGGCGCCTGCCGGTGGAGGCGCCCTACGACGAGTACAAGGCGGTCCTGCTGCACGAGGTCGCCGAGGCCAACCACTGCCGTGCGGTCTGGGACAGCGCGCTGGGGCTGTGCACGGTCATGGGGTTCGAGGGCGACCTCGCGGCGGTCGAGGTGATGTTCACGTCCCTGCTGGTGCAGCTGGAGTCGGCCATGCGCGCCCAGGGGTCGGTCCGCGACCGGTCCGGCCGCGCGGCCGGGCGGGCCTACCGCGAGTCGTTCGTCTCGGCCTTCGCCGCGCGCGTGGGCGAGCGCCTGGTGGCCTCGGCGCGGGCGGCCGAGGCGTCGGCCGCCGCCGAGACCGGCACCGACCTGGTGCCGGTGTTCGCCGAGCGCGAGCGCCGGGTGGAGGAGGCCGTGGCCGAGGCGTTCGGTGAGCTGACCTACTCGCGGGTCCGCGGGCCCACCGACGCCGACGGCTGGGACGAGGGGCGCGCGGCGGCCGACGCCGCGTCGCTGGACACCCGGCGCCCCGTGCGGGACCGCTAG
- a CDS encoding cytochrome P450 — translation MHQGTDATGRGGDDDPRTTEGPRCPVRHGEPFPLHGRAGAEIPWARLRDTHGGLAPVEISPGVPGWLLLGYKENLQVLRDQTYFSADPRPWSPDGRVPARSAALPHDGAEHQRLRVPIVDALAQVGTAQLVPVVERAAVRLVGAVHAEGRADLIGRFAAPLPALVLNELFGLPDSYGNLLADLTARLWSEDPEIAGPAAPALRAYFTGLVARKRAEPGQDLTSHLLEHPHTLTDDEAVEALTLLWETGHEPTTHLIGNSLLRLLEDPGVWTAYLGGTLTPEDFVDYVMWTDAPIRMLAGRYSTMDLRFAGARIGRGEPMLFGLSAAHADRSAVRGGDDAGALAGNRSHLAWGAGAHRCPASAFARELVRTAIDIAVDRLRGMVLAVEAEDLRRRGSMAVNGLEELPVWFTATGEKAEQAAEPAPEEPRTRWVRRRRKPSSRGARYQAPLAKAAQDEPSPVRSARVAPAVKKKAPPALGARYQAPFARQEPEPEPDPLERLLSSWTARNRS, via the coding sequence ATGCACCAGGGAACCGACGCCACCGGCCGAGGCGGCGACGACGACCCTCGGACGACCGAGGGCCCGCGGTGCCCGGTCCGCCACGGCGAACCCTTCCCCCTGCACGGCCGCGCCGGAGCCGAGATCCCCTGGGCGCGACTGCGCGACACCCACGGCGGGCTCGCCCCGGTCGAGATCAGCCCCGGCGTTCCCGGCTGGCTCCTGCTCGGCTACAAGGAGAACCTCCAGGTCCTGCGCGACCAGACCTACTTCTCCGCCGACCCGCGCCCCTGGAGCCCCGACGGCCGTGTCCCGGCACGCAGCGCAGCCCTGCCCCACGACGGCGCGGAGCACCAGCGCCTGCGTGTGCCCATCGTCGACGCCCTGGCGCAGGTGGGCACCGCCCAGCTGGTGCCGGTGGTCGAACGCGCCGCCGTCCGCCTGGTCGGTGCGGTCCACGCCGAGGGCCGCGCCGACCTCATCGGCCGGTTCGCGGCCCCGCTGCCCGCGCTCGTGCTCAACGAGCTCTTCGGGCTGCCCGACTCCTACGGGAACCTGCTGGCCGACCTGACCGCACGGCTGTGGAGCGAGGACCCCGAGATCGCCGGACCCGCGGCCCCGGCGCTGCGCGCCTACTTCACGGGACTGGTCGCCCGTAAGCGCGCCGAACCGGGCCAGGACCTCACCAGCCACCTCCTGGAGCACCCGCACACCCTCACCGACGACGAGGCGGTGGAGGCGCTGACGCTGCTGTGGGAGACCGGGCACGAGCCCACCACGCACCTCATCGGCAACTCCCTGCTCAGGCTTCTGGAGGATCCGGGGGTGTGGACCGCCTACCTCGGCGGCACCCTCACCCCCGAGGACTTCGTCGACTACGTCATGTGGACCGACGCCCCGATCCGGATGCTGGCCGGGCGCTACTCCACCATGGACCTCCGCTTCGCCGGGGCCCGGATCGGCCGGGGCGAGCCGATGCTCTTCGGGCTCTCGGCCGCGCACGCCGACCGGTCCGCCGTCCGCGGCGGCGATGACGCCGGCGCGCTGGCGGGCAACCGCTCCCACCTGGCGTGGGGCGCCGGAGCCCACCGCTGCCCCGCCTCCGCCTTCGCCCGTGAACTGGTGCGCACCGCCATCGACATCGCCGTCGACCGCCTGCGCGGCATGGTCCTGGCCGTGGAGGCCGAGGACCTGCGCCGGCGCGGATCGATGGCGGTCAACGGGCTGGAGGAGCTGCCGGTGTGGTTCACCGCGACGGGGGAGAAGGCCGAGCAGGCGGCCGAGCCCGCCCCGGAGGAGCCGCGGACGCGCTGGGTCCGGCGCAGGCGCAAGCCGTCGTCGAGGGGCGCCCGCTACCAGGCACCGCTGGCCAAGGCCGCGCAGGACGAACCATCGCCCGTGCGCAGCGCCAGGGTGGCACCGGCCGTGAAGAAGAAGGCCCCGCCCGCACTGGGCGCGCGCTATCAGGCGCCCTTCGCGCGGCAGGAGCCCGAACCCGAACCCGACCCCTTGGAGCGGCTGCTGAGCAGCTGGACGGCCCGGAACCGCTCCTGA
- a CDS encoding LUD domain-containing protein, with the protein MSTSRERVLARVRAALTDVPADEPVVRPVERPYADSHGMGDALEVLEDRLRDYKALVRRVPADRLAQEVADALERRGAKAVAVPDGIDADWFARTGAERRPDSRDRPLELRELDRVDGVVTACAVAIAETGTIVLDGGPDQGRRAITLVPDYHLCVVRAEQVVDGVPEAVRQLDPAQPLTWISGPSATSDIELNRVEGVHGPRTLEVLLVDPA; encoded by the coding sequence TTGAGCACCTCACGCGAGCGCGTACTGGCCCGGGTCCGGGCCGCCCTGACCGACGTCCCGGCCGACGAGCCGGTGGTCCGGCCGGTGGAGCGCCCCTACGCCGACAGCCACGGTATGGGCGACGCGCTGGAGGTCCTGGAGGACCGGCTGCGCGACTACAAGGCACTGGTGCGGCGCGTGCCCGCGGACCGGCTGGCCCAGGAGGTCGCCGACGCGCTGGAGCGGCGCGGGGCCAAGGCCGTCGCGGTGCCCGACGGCATCGACGCGGACTGGTTCGCCCGCACGGGGGCCGAGCGCAGGCCCGACAGCCGTGACCGGCCGCTGGAGCTGCGGGAGCTGGACCGCGTCGACGGGGTCGTCACCGCGTGCGCGGTCGCGATCGCCGAGACGGGCACGATCGTCCTCGACGGCGGCCCGGACCAGGGGCGGCGGGCCATCACGCTGGTGCCGGACTACCACCTGTGCGTGGTGCGGGCGGAGCAGGTCGTGGACGGTGTCCCCGAGGCGGTGCGGCAGCTGGACCCGGCCCAGCCGCTCACCTGGATCAGCGGGCCGTCGGCCACCAGCGACATCGAGCTCAACAGGGTCGAGGGCGTGCACGGCCCGCGGACCCTGGAGGTCCTGCTGGTGGACCCGGCCTGA
- a CDS encoding lactate utilization protein B produces MSATFLGIPPFPEAAHEAVNDSRLRHNLRKATHTIRDKRASVVTELEDDWERLRSEGAAIKNHTLRHLDHYLEQLEASVERAGGHVHWAADAAEANAIVTRLVQATGETDVVKVKSMATQEIELNNALAEAGITAYETDLAELIVQLGDDLPSHILVPAIHLGRSQIREIFLDQMAEWGVPAPAGLTDDPRALAEAARVHLRERFLRTRTAISGANFAVADSGTLVVLESEGNGRMCLTLPETLISVVGIEKIVPTWADLEVFMQTLPRSSTGERMNPYTSTWTGVTPGDGPQEFHLVLLDNGRTDVLADTVGRQALRCIRCSACLNTCPVYERTGGHAYGSVYPGPIGAILTPQLRGMSSEVDEALPYASSLCGACYEVCPVAIDIPEVLVHLREEVAAGPGHLGEKAMMKGAEAVFGSSRALDAAQRAAGAARNLVPRHLPGMAGAWTDTRDLPDVPAESFRQWWNKHEKGQS; encoded by the coding sequence ATGAGCGCGACGTTCCTGGGCATCCCGCCCTTCCCCGAGGCCGCCCACGAGGCGGTCAACGACTCCCGGCTGCGGCACAACCTGCGCAAGGCCACCCACACCATCCGCGACAAGCGCGCGTCCGTCGTCACGGAGCTGGAGGACGACTGGGAGCGCCTGCGCTCCGAGGGCGCGGCGATCAAGAACCACACCCTGCGCCACCTCGACCACTACCTGGAGCAGCTGGAGGCCTCGGTCGAGCGCGCGGGCGGCCACGTGCACTGGGCCGCCGACGCCGCGGAGGCCAACGCGATCGTCACCCGCCTGGTCCAGGCCACCGGCGAGACCGACGTGGTCAAGGTCAAGTCGATGGCCACCCAGGAGATCGAGCTCAACAACGCCCTGGCCGAGGCCGGGATCACCGCTTATGAGACCGACCTGGCCGAGCTGATCGTGCAGCTGGGCGACGACCTGCCCTCGCACATCCTCGTCCCCGCCATCCACCTGGGCCGGTCCCAGATCCGGGAGATCTTCCTGGACCAGATGGCCGAGTGGGGCGTGCCCGCCCCCGCGGGGCTCACCGACGACCCCCGGGCGCTGGCCGAGGCGGCCCGGGTCCACCTGCGCGAGCGCTTCCTGCGCACCCGCACGGCCATCTCGGGCGCCAACTTCGCGGTCGCCGACTCGGGCACGCTGGTGGTCCTGGAGTCGGAGGGCAACGGCCGCATGTGCCTGACCCTGCCCGAGACGCTGATCTCCGTGGTCGGGATCGAGAAGATCGTGCCGACCTGGGCGGACCTGGAGGTGTTCATGCAGACGCTGCCGCGCTCCTCCACCGGCGAGCGCATGAACCCCTACACCTCCACCTGGACCGGGGTGACGCCCGGCGACGGCCCGCAGGAGTTCCACCTGGTCCTGCTGGACAACGGCCGCACCGACGTCCTGGCCGACACCGTGGGCCGCCAGGCGCTGCGCTGCATCCGCTGCTCGGCGTGCCTGAACACCTGCCCGGTCTACGAGCGCACGGGCGGGCACGCCTACGGCTCGGTCTACCCGGGGCCGATCGGCGCGATCCTCACGCCCCAGCTGCGCGGGATGTCCTCGGAGGTGGACGAGGCGCTGCCGTACGCGTCGTCGCTGTGCGGGGCCTGCTACGAGGTCTGTCCCGTGGCCATCGACATCCCCGAGGTGCTGGTCCACCTGCGCGAGGAGGTCGCCGCCGGCCCGGGCCACCTGGGCGAGAAGGCGATGATGAAGGGCGCCGAGGCCGTCTTCGGCTCCTCCCGCGCGCTCGACGCGGCCCAACGCGCCGCCGGCGCGGCCAGGAACCTGGTGCCGCGCCACCTGCCGGGCATGGCGGGCGCCTGGACCGACACCCGCGACCTGCCCGACGTTCCGGCCGAGTCCTTCCGCCAGTGGTGGAACAAGCACGAGAAGGGGCAGAGTTGA
- a CDS encoding (Fe-S)-binding protein, with the protein MRIALFITCVNDTLFPETGRHVVRLLERLGHEVVFPEGQTCCGQMHYNTGYRRPAATLAVRFVRTFEDADAVVVPSGSCAAMIRDNYPRLGGSGSRLSRKVAGLAPRVYDLTELLVDVLGVTDVGAYYPHKVAYHPTCHGLRMLGLGDRPYQLLRAVRGLELVELAGATECCGFGGTFAVKNGDVSSAMGADKARHAVESGAEVLCAVDNSCLMHIGGTLSRQRSGLRVAHIAEILASTEKEGALR; encoded by the coding sequence ATGCGCATCGCGCTGTTCATCACCTGTGTCAACGACACGCTCTTCCCCGAGACCGGCAGGCACGTGGTCCGCCTCCTGGAGCGGCTGGGCCACGAGGTCGTCTTCCCCGAGGGGCAGACCTGTTGCGGCCAGATGCACTACAACACCGGCTACCGGCGGCCGGCGGCCACACTCGCCGTGCGGTTCGTGCGCACCTTCGAGGACGCCGACGCGGTGGTCGTGCCCTCCGGCTCGTGCGCGGCGATGATCCGCGACAACTACCCGCGCCTGGGCGGCAGCGGCAGCCGCCTGTCCCGCAAGGTCGCCGGCCTGGCGCCGCGCGTGTACGACCTCACCGAGCTGCTCGTGGACGTGCTCGGCGTGACCGACGTGGGCGCCTACTACCCGCACAAGGTCGCCTACCACCCCACCTGCCACGGCCTGCGCATGCTCGGCCTGGGCGACCGGCCCTACCAGCTGCTGCGCGCCGTGCGCGGACTGGAGCTGGTCGAACTCGCCGGCGCCACCGAGTGCTGCGGGTTCGGCGGCACGTTCGCGGTCAAGAACGGCGACGTCTCCTCCGCGATGGGCGCCGACAAGGCGCGCCACGCGGTCGAGTCCGGCGCCGAGGTGCTGTGCGCGGTCGACAACTCCTGCCTCATGCACATCGGCGGCACCCTGTCCCGACAGCGGTCGGGCCTGCGGGTGGCGCACATCGCCGAGATCCTGGCCAGTACCGAGAAGGAGGGCGCCCTCCGATGA
- a CDS encoding IS110 family transposase, protein MEPSRQRIWVGIDAGKAHHWATAVDESGTTLWSKKIANDEGAILDALAELLVLADEIVWGIDICGTASALLLALLAAHGQQPLYVPGRTVNRMAGAYRGEAKTDARDAYVIAETVRHRTDFAPIDVPAETVRALAVLTAYRNDLVADRTRQVNRLRDALCSIFPALERAFDYSRAKGPLVLLTGFQTPRALRRIGRARLETWLRKRGVRSAESIADKAMEAAASQRARVSGEAVTASIVADLARQILDLDERLTGTEKQVRETFRELDAAKIIESVPGFGPVLGAEFIAAAGNLTGYRDAGHLASAAGLVPVPRDSGRRSGNLHRPKRYNRALRRVFFMSALSALKVEGPSREFYQKKRGEGLKHVQAVIALARRRVGVLWALLRDGRKFTPAPPLPLAA, encoded by the coding sequence ATGGAACCCTCGCGTCAACGCATCTGGGTCGGTATCGACGCGGGCAAGGCCCACCACTGGGCCACCGCAGTCGATGAGTCCGGCACCACCCTGTGGTCGAAGAAGATCGCCAACGACGAAGGCGCGATCCTGGACGCCCTGGCCGAGCTCCTGGTCCTGGCCGACGAGATCGTCTGGGGCATCGACATCTGCGGCACCGCCTCGGCGCTGCTGCTGGCCCTGCTGGCCGCCCACGGCCAACAACCCCTGTACGTGCCCGGACGCACCGTCAACCGGATGGCCGGCGCCTACCGGGGCGAGGCCAAGACTGACGCCCGCGACGCCTACGTCATCGCCGAAACGGTGCGCCACCGCACCGACTTCGCCCCCATCGACGTGCCCGCCGAGACCGTGCGTGCCCTGGCCGTGCTGACCGCCTACCGCAACGACCTGGTCGCTGACCGAACCCGGCAGGTCAACCGGCTGCGGGACGCCTTGTGCTCGATCTTTCCCGCCCTGGAGCGCGCCTTCGACTACTCCCGCGCCAAGGGGCCGCTGGTGCTGCTCACCGGCTTCCAGACCCCGCGCGCTCTGCGCAGGATCGGCCGGGCCCGGCTGGAGACCTGGCTGCGCAAGAGAGGGGTCCGCAGCGCCGAGTCGATCGCCGACAAGGCGATGGAAGCGGCCGCCTCCCAGCGCGCCCGAGTGTCCGGCGAAGCCGTGACCGCGTCGATCGTGGCGGACCTGGCCCGCCAGATCCTGGACCTGGACGAGCGGCTCACCGGCACCGAGAAGCAGGTCCGCGAAACGTTCCGGGAGCTGGACGCCGCGAAGATCATCGAGTCGGTGCCCGGGTTCGGTCCCGTCCTGGGCGCGGAGTTCATCGCCGCGGCCGGGAACCTGACCGGCTACCGGGATGCCGGGCACCTGGCGTCGGCGGCCGGGTTGGTCCCGGTTCCCCGGGACTCGGGGCGCAGGAGTGGGAACCTGCACCGGCCAAAACGGTACAACCGGGCTTTGCGCAGGGTGTTCTTCATGTCCGCTCTCTCGGCGCTCAAGGTCGAGGGGCCCAGCCGGGAGTTCTACCAGAAGAAGCGGGGCGAGGGCCTCAAACACGTCCAGGCGGTCATCGCCTTGGCCAGACGGCGAGTGGGTGTGCTGTGGGCGCTGCTGCGAGACGGGAGGAAGTTCACCCCCGCTCCACCGCTCCCGCTGGCGGCTTGA
- a CDS encoding FadR/GntR family transcriptional regulator — protein MREPDGERTSVTQRAVESVKAMIAAGEVGPGERLPTERDLSARLGVSRSSMREAIRALTTLGVLEARHGAGVYVTALRPADLLETFSVLAEVSQGRTLLEVLQVRRMLEPAATALAAARADDAQLERVGALLERMDGQDGEPDTFCADTVSADLGFHQAIVESTGNATLAAINEGLSSRTFNARVWAGHREAGLTAKLREDHVLIHEALVARDPDAARAAATTHVMRVERWLGADLARQSP, from the coding sequence GTGCGCGAACCCGACGGCGAACGGACCTCCGTCACCCAGCGGGCCGTCGAGAGCGTCAAGGCGATGATCGCCGCGGGCGAGGTCGGCCCGGGGGAGCGCCTGCCCACCGAACGCGACCTGTCCGCCCGCCTGGGCGTCTCCCGCAGCTCCATGCGCGAGGCCATCCGCGCCCTGACCACCCTGGGGGTCCTGGAGGCCCGCCACGGCGCCGGCGTCTACGTCACCGCGCTGCGCCCCGCCGACCTGCTGGAGACCTTCTCCGTCCTGGCCGAGGTCTCCCAGGGCCGGACCCTGCTGGAGGTCCTCCAGGTCCGCCGGATGCTCGAACCCGCCGCGACCGCCCTGGCCGCCGCGCGCGCCGACGACGCCCAGCTCGAACGCGTGGGCGCCCTGCTGGAGCGGATGGACGGGCAGGACGGGGAACCGGACACCTTCTGCGCCGACACCGTCTCCGCCGACCTCGGCTTCCACCAGGCCATCGTCGAGAGCACCGGCAACGCGACCCTGGCGGCGATCAACGAGGGCCTGTCCTCCCGGACCTTCAACGCCCGCGTGTGGGCCGGACACCGCGAGGCCGGGCTGACCGCCAAGCTGCGCGAGGACCACGTCCTCATCCACGAGGCCCTGGTCGCCCGCGACCCCGACGCGGCCCGGGCCGCCGCCACCACGCACGTCATGCGCGTGGAGCGCTGGCTCGGCGCCGACCTGGCGCGCCAGAGCCCCTGA
- a CDS encoding ion transporter gives MTVRDRVRTIVDASWFQALIITLILVNALILGVETSPRVMAVHGDLLHRVDVTILGVFVLELLLRLYAHRGSFLRDPWSWFDVVIVSVALLPTSGPFAVLRVLRVLRVLRLLSVIPTLRHVVSGLFRAMPGMVSILFLVMLLLYVSGVMATQLFRDVSPEYFGDLPTALFSLFQVSTGDSWASIAHTVMEDKPLAWIFFVLFILVSTFVALNLFIAVAVEALEQDSGGRGGGEGGAAGTSEAGPDGGPAHGQELILAELRALRAEVADLRRERDRERAGTGSHGG, from the coding sequence GTGACCGTGCGCGACCGGGTCCGGACCATCGTCGACGCCTCCTGGTTCCAGGCCCTAATCATCACCCTGATCCTCGTCAACGCCCTCATCCTGGGGGTGGAGACCTCACCCCGCGTGATGGCCGTCCACGGCGACCTGCTCCACCGCGTGGACGTGACCATCCTGGGCGTGTTCGTGCTGGAGCTCCTGCTGCGGCTGTACGCCCACCGGGGGAGCTTCCTGCGCGATCCGTGGAGCTGGTTCGACGTCGTGATCGTGAGCGTGGCCCTGCTCCCCACCTCCGGCCCCTTCGCCGTCCTGCGCGTGCTGCGGGTGCTCAGGGTCCTGCGCCTGCTGTCGGTCATCCCGACCCTGCGCCACGTCGTCTCGGGCCTGTTCCGGGCCATGCCCGGCATGGTCTCGATCCTGTTCCTGGTGATGCTGCTGCTCTACGTGTCCGGGGTGATGGCCACCCAGCTCTTCCGCGACGTGTCCCCGGAGTACTTCGGCGACCTGCCCACGGCCCTGTTCTCTCTCTTCCAGGTCTCCACGGGCGACAGCTGGGCGTCGATCGCCCACACCGTCATGGAGGACAAGCCCCTGGCGTGGATCTTCTTCGTCCTGTTCATCCTGGTGTCGACCTTCGTGGCGCTCAACCTCTTCATCGCGGTCGCCGTGGAGGCGCTCGAACAGGACTCCGGCGGCCGCGGCGGCGGCGAGGGCGGAGCCGCCGGCACCTCCGAGGCCGGCCCCGACGGCGGCCCCGCGCACGGACAGGAGCTCATCCTCGCCGAGCTGCGCGCCCTGCGCGCCGAGGTGGCGGACCTGCGCCGCGAACGGGACCGGGAGCGGGCGGGCACCGGCTCGCACGGCGGCTGA